A single genomic interval of Lathyrus oleraceus cultivar Zhongwan6 chromosome 7, CAAS_Psat_ZW6_1.0, whole genome shotgun sequence harbors:
- the LOC127100725 gene encoding general transcription and DNA repair factor IIH helicase subunit XPB1, which translates to MGYGEKGRPFKKPKATSKFEDSRKGFAEDDDEDDAYDDDEGRTKDFSKLELKPDHTNRPLWACDNGRIFLETFSPLYKQAYDFLIAIAEPVCRPESMHEYNLTPHSLYAAVSVGLETETIISVLNKLSKTKLPKEMIKFIHDSTANYGKVKLVLKKNRYFVESPFPEVLKTLLRDDAISRARIISEGSYGDRFTISKAAGEIEGTHDELLNEVEVAAAAEEKETHAFEVDPAQVENVKQRCLPNALNYPMLEEYDFKNDTVNPDLDMELKPQAQPRPYQEKSLSKMFGNGRARSGIIVLPCGAGKSLVGVSAACRVKKSCLCLATNAVSVDQWAFQFKLWSSIREEQICRFTSDSKERFRGNAGVVVTTYNMVAFGGKRSEESEKIIEEIRNREWGLLLMDEVHVVPAHMFRKVISITKSHCKLGLTATLVREDERITDLNFLIGPKLYEANWLDLVKGGFIANVQCAEVWCPMTKEFFTEYLKKENSKKRQALYVMNPNKFRACEFLINYHERARGDKIIVFADNLFALTEYAMKLRKPMIYGATSHVERTKILHAFKTSKDVNTVFLSKVGDNSIDIPEANVIIQISSHAGSRRQEAQRLGRILRAKGKLQDRMAGGKEEYNAFFYSLVSTDTQEMYYSTKRQQFLIDQGYSFKVITSLPPSDEGSRLSYHHLEDQLSLLGKVLNAGDDAVGLEQLEEDSDELALKSARRSQGSMSAMSGAKGMVYMEYSNGRKGQMIKSKPKDPAKRHFLFKRRYGPT; encoded by the exons ATGGGATACG GTGAAAAAGGAAGACCCTTCAAAAAGCCAAAAGCCACATCTAAATTC GAAGATTCAAGAAAAGGATTCGCAGAGGATGACGATGAGGATGATGCATACGACGATGACG AAGGAAGAACAAAGGATTTTAGCAAATTAGAGTTGAAACCGGATCACACCAATCGTCCTCTTTGGGCTTGTGACAATGGCAGAATATTCCTTGAAACTTTCTCTCCTTTGTACAAGCAAGCTTATGATTTTCTCATTGCCATCGCCGAGCCTGTTTGCAG GCCTGAGTCTATGCACGAATACAATCTTACTCCGCACTCGCTGTATGCTGCGGTTTCGGTTGGTTTAGAAACTGAAACAATTATATCGGTTTTGAACAAGTTGTCGAAGACCAAGCTTCCTAAAGAGATGATTAAATTTATCCATGATTCTACTGCGAATTATGGGAAAGTGAAACTTGTTCTTAAGAAGAATCGTTACTTTGTGGAATCTCCATTTCCAGAG GTATTAAAGACACTGCTCAGGGATGATGCCATATCTCGAGCCAGGATCATTTCTGAG GGTTCATATGGAGATAGATTTACAATCAGCAAAGCAGCAGGTGAAATTGAAGGCACTCATGACGAGTTGCTGAATGAAGTAGAAGTAGCAGCTGCTGCTGAAGAGAAAGAAACTCATGCATTCGAAGTTGATCCTGCTCAG GTTGAAAATGTAAAGCAACGTTGCTTGCCGAATGCCTTAAATTAtcctatgttggaggagtatgaCTTCAAAAATGATACA GTGAACCCAGACCTTGACATGGAACTAAAGCCTCAGGCACAACCACGGCCATATCAAGAGAAGAGCCTTAGTAAAATGTTTGGAAATG GTAGAGCAAGATCTGGTATCATAGTTCTACCCTGCGGTGCTGGTAAGTCCCTAGTTGGTGTTTCAGCAGCTTGCCGGGTAAAAAAGAGCTGTCTTTGTTTGGCAACAAATGCTGTCTCTGTGGATCAGTGGGCTTTTCAGTTTAAACTATGGTCATCTATTCGAGAAGAACAAATATGTCGTTTCACATCTGATAGCAAAGAGAGATTCCGTGGTAATGCTGGAGTTGTTGTGACAACGTATAATATGGTTGCTTTTGGGGGTAAACGGTCTGAAGAATCTGAAAAGATCATTGAAGAAATAAGAAACAGAGAATGGGGATTGCTGCTTATGGACGAG GTACACGTGGTTCCTGCCCATATGTTTCGAAAAGTCATCAGTATCACTAAATCTCACTGCAAACTTGGGCTCACAG CCACACTTGTGAGAGAGGACGAGCGAATTACAGATCTGAACTTCCTTATTGGTCCCAAACTGTACGAGGCAAATTGGTTAGATCTTGTAAAAGGTGGATTTATTGCAAATGTACAGTGTGCTGAAGTATGGTGTCCAATGACAAAAGAGTTTTTTACCGAGTATCTAAAGAAAGAGAACTCCAAGAAGAGACAG GCCCTTTATGTGATGAACCCAAATAAATTCCGAGCATGTGAGTTTCTCATAAACTACCATGAAAGGGCACGCGGTGATAAAATTATAGTGTTTGCTGATAATCTTTTTGCTCTTACCGAGTATGCCATGAAACTCCGCAAACCAATGATATATGGTGCTACAAG CCATGTTGAGCGGACAAAAATTCTACATGCATTCAAAACTAGCAAAGACGTAAATACTGTTTTTCTTTCCAAG GTTGGTGACAACTCAATCGATATTCCTGAAGCAAATGTTATAATTCAGATCTCTTCACATGCTGGTTCAAGGCGTCAAGAAGCTCAACGTCTTGGTCGTATTCTTAGGGCAAAG GGAAAGCTTCAGGATAGAATGGCAGGTGGCAAAGAGGAGTATAATGCATTTTTTTATTCCCTTGTTTCGACAGATACCCAG GAGATGTATTACTCAACTAAGAGGCAGCAATTTTTAATTGATCAGGGTTACAGCTTTAAg GTAATTACAAGCTTGCCTCCATCTGATGAAGGATCTCGCTTGAGCTATCATCATCTTGAGGATCAATTGTCACTTCTTGGAAAG GTATTGAATGCTGGTGATGATGCAGTTGGGTTAGAGCAACTAGAAGAAGATTCCGATGAACTAGCTCTTAAGAGTGCCCGTCGTTCTCAAGGATCGATGAGTGCAATGTCAGGTGCCAAAGGGATGGTTTATATGGAGTACAG TAATGGGCGTAAAGGCCAAATGATCAAGAGCAAGCCTAAAGATCCAGCAAAGAGACACTTCTTATTTAAACGACGATATGGCCCGACCTAA